A stretch of Christensenellaceae bacterium DNA encodes these proteins:
- the argF gene encoding ornithine carbamoyltransferase — protein sequence MKHLLKMSDLSKEEIIGILDLADKLKDDNKKGIKHPILAGKTLGMIFQKSSTRTRVSFEVGMYQLGGYPLFLSSNDLQIGRGEPVQDTARVLSRYLDGIMIRTYAQKEVEDLAEYGSIPIINGLTDYAHPCQVLADLMTIREYKKSFDGLKMAYIGDGNNMANSLIVGGLTVGMEVACAVPKDYSPDSAVLEFAQGNPKFSISEDVYAAAKDADVVFTDVWASMGHEAQVEARKKAFQGIQVNAEVMAVAKPDAMVQHCLPAHREEEITAEVFEAHAQEIFDEAENRMHAQKAVMVKLMGD from the coding sequence ATGAAACATTTGCTGAAAATGAGCGATCTTTCAAAGGAAGAGATCATCGGGATACTGGACCTCGCGGACAAGCTTAAGGATGACAATAAAAAAGGGATCAAGCATCCCATTCTTGCGGGGAAAACGCTGGGAATGATTTTCCAGAAATCATCCACGCGTACGCGTGTATCCTTTGAGGTAGGCATGTACCAGTTGGGCGGATACCCGCTGTTTTTGTCGTCGAACGATTTGCAGATCGGCAGGGGCGAGCCTGTACAGGACACGGCGCGCGTGCTGTCGCGTTATTTGGATGGTATCATGATCCGTACCTACGCGCAAAAAGAGGTGGAAGACTTAGCCGAATACGGCAGTATTCCGATCATCAACGGACTGACTGACTATGCGCATCCATGCCAGGTGCTCGCAGACCTGATGACGATCCGCGAATATAAGAAGAGCTTTGACGGCCTTAAAATGGCGTACATCGGAGATGGAAACAATATGGCAAATTCCCTGATTGTAGGCGGTCTTACCGTGGGTATGGAAGTTGCCTGCGCGGTCCCCAAGGACTATTCGCCGGATTCTGCGGTGTTGGAATTTGCGCAGGGGAACCCGAAATTTTCCATTTCGGAAGACGTTTATGCTGCGGCGAAAGATGCGGACGTAGTGTTTACGGACGTGTGGGCTTCTATGGGTCATGAGGCGCAGGTGGAAGCGCGGAAAAAGGCTTTCCAGGGGATCCAGGTCAACGCGGAAGTAATGGCTGTCGCGAAGCCGGATGCAATGGTACAGCACTGTTTGCCCGCGCACAGGGAAGAGGAGATCACTGCGGAAGTATTCGAAGCGCACGCGCAGGAAATTTTTGATGAAGCGGAAAACCGTATGCATGCGCAAAAAGCCGTGATGGTAAAGTTGATGGGCGATTAA
- the pyrI gene encoding aspartate carbamoyltransferase regulatory chain translates to MLSIDSVERGVVIDHIKAGKAMSIYNYLGLDKLDCAVAIIKNVKSNRMGKKDIIKIEDEIETDLDMLGFIDPNITVNIIDGGKIIKKMNLTLPERVVNIVKCKNPRCITAVEQELPHVFKLTDKERGVYRCAYCEQQAER, encoded by the coding sequence ATGCTTAGTATCGATAGTGTGGAAAGAGGCGTGGTCATCGACCATATCAAAGCTGGAAAGGCAATGAGTATCTATAACTACCTGGGACTGGATAAGCTGGATTGCGCCGTTGCGATCATCAAAAATGTAAAGAGCAACCGCATGGGCAAGAAAGACATTATCAAGATCGAGGATGAAATTGAAACTGACCTTGATATGCTGGGGTTTATCGACCCCAATATTACGGTCAATATTATTGACGGCGGAAAAATTATCAAGAAGATGAATCTGACGCTTCCGGAGCGCGTCGTCAATATCGTAAAATGCAAAAATCCGCGCTGTATTACGGCGGTAGAGCAGGAATTGCCGCACGTTTTTAAACTGACGGACAAGGAACGCGGCGTATACCGCTGCGCATACTGCGAACAGCAGGCGGAAAGGTAA
- the pyrB gene encoding aspartate carbamoyltransferase, translating to MKHLLDPMDITVEEIDELLDLADDIIANPEKYREVCRYKKLATLFFEPSTRTRLSFEAAMHELGGAVIGFAGADNSSASKGESVADTVRTVECYADIIAMRHPKEGAAMVASQNVEIPIINAGDGGHQHPTQTLTDLMTIRSLKGRLEGLTIGLCGDLKFGRTVHSLIRALSRYKNIKFVLISPVELKVPRYVKEDVLKNNENVTYVQYERLEEIISDLDILYMTRVQRERFFNEEDYIRLRDSYILDAEKMKKAKDDMIVMHPLPRVNEISVEVDKDPRAAYFKQARFGKFVRMALIMTMLGVNA from the coding sequence ATGAAACATTTACTTGATCCAATGGACATTACGGTAGAAGAGATCGACGAGCTGCTCGATCTGGCGGACGATATTATTGCGAATCCGGAAAAATACAGGGAAGTGTGTCGGTATAAAAAACTGGCTACACTTTTTTTTGAACCTTCTACGCGCACGCGCTTAAGCTTTGAAGCGGCTATGCACGAGTTGGGGGGAGCCGTGATCGGCTTTGCGGGAGCGGACAACAGTTCGGCCTCCAAAGGGGAAAGCGTGGCGGATACCGTACGCACGGTCGAATGCTACGCGGACATCATTGCAATGCGCCATCCCAAGGAAGGCGCGGCGATGGTGGCTTCGCAGAACGTAGAAATCCCGATCATCAATGCGGGTGACGGCGGGCACCAGCATCCGACGCAGACCCTAACGGACCTGATGACGATCCGTTCCTTAAAGGGGCGGCTCGAAGGCCTGACGATCGGCCTGTGCGGCGACTTAAAGTTCGGCAGGACGGTGCATTCGCTGATCCGTGCCCTGTCCCGTTACAAAAATATTAAATTTGTGCTCATTTCTCCTGTAGAGCTTAAAGTACCGCGCTATGTAAAGGAAGACGTGCTGAAAAACAATGAAAATGTGACGTATGTGCAGTATGAACGGCTGGAAGAGATCATTTCTGACCTTGATATTCTGTATATGACGCGCGTGCAGCGCGAGCGTTTTTTCAATGAAGAGGATTATATCCGCCTGCGCGACAGTTATATCCTCGATGCAGAAAAAATGAAAAAAGCGAAAGACGATATGATTGTCATGCATCCGCTTCCCAGAGTAAACGAAATTTCCGTGGAAGTGGATAAGGACCCGCGCGCGGCCTACTTTAAACAGGCGCGGTTTGGAAAGTTTGTCCGGATGGCTCTTATTATGACGATGTTGGGGGTAAATGCATAA
- a CDS encoding cardiolipin synthase: protein MKKLLSFFTSRLFIVFALIGVQAFIIISLLYYFDDGSQVLRNIFFALSLVMALYIVNKRQNSSYKLAWIIPILVLPLLGILLYVFFSQRKLSRKTRQKAREIYETTNCLLQQDEAISKRLCEESLGAARQTDYIRNASMYPLYDRTQAEYFAMGEDFYVRLKEELEKAERYIFMEYFIVQKGVMWDSILEILKRKVEQGVDVRFMYDDMGCARTLPFRYYKKLREMGIKCVVFNTLKPELSSIFNNRDHRKITAIDGHTAFCGGANLADEYINAISRFGRWKDAAVMLKGEGAWSLTMMFLQSWNFMTQEDADCSAFRPEERFIKEYVSDGYVQPYADDPMDSEYVSENVYLNMITRAERYLYINTPYLILDNELMAALTNASKSGVDVRITTPHVPDKKMVFMVTRAYYEQLLEAGVRIYEYTPGFIHSKTFVCDDELAIVGTVNLDYRSLFLHYECGVWMYKTSAVMKVKEDFLNTMPICQEISYEAVRRRKWYVRLMQAVLRVFAPLM, encoded by the coding sequence ATGAAGAAATTGTTGAGCTTTTTTACCAGCCGTCTGTTTATTGTATTCGCGCTGATCGGCGTACAGGCGTTCATTATTATCAGTCTTTTATATTATTTCGACGACGGATCGCAGGTATTGCGGAACATTTTTTTTGCGCTCAGTCTCGTTATGGCGTTGTATATTGTCAACAAACGGCAGAACTCATCTTATAAGCTGGCGTGGATCATTCCAATTCTGGTGCTTCCTCTGTTGGGTATTTTGCTGTACGTCTTTTTCAGCCAGCGCAAGCTTTCGCGTAAGACAAGGCAAAAGGCGCGGGAAATCTATGAAACGACAAATTGCCTGCTGCAGCAGGACGAGGCGATCAGCAAACGGCTCTGCGAGGAGAGCCTGGGCGCTGCGCGGCAGACTGATTATATCCGTAACGCAAGTATGTACCCGCTTTACGACCGGACGCAAGCGGAATATTTCGCCATGGGCGAGGATTTTTATGTGCGCTTGAAAGAGGAACTTGAAAAGGCGGAACGTTATATTTTCATGGAATATTTCATCGTGCAAAAGGGCGTGATGTGGGACAGTATCCTTGAGATACTGAAACGAAAAGTCGAACAGGGAGTGGACGTGCGCTTTATGTATGACGACATGGGCTGCGCGCGCACGCTGCCGTTCCGGTATTATAAGAAACTGCGCGAAATGGGTATTAAATGCGTGGTGTTCAATACCTTAAAGCCGGAGCTTTCGTCTATTTTCAATAATCGCGACCACAGGAAGATCACCGCCATCGACGGGCATACGGCTTTTTGCGGCGGAGCGAATCTGGCGGATGAATATATCAATGCGATCAGCCGTTTCGGACGCTGGAAAGACGCTGCCGTGATGCTGAAAGGCGAAGGCGCGTGGTCTTTGACGATGATGTTTTTGCAATCGTGGAATTTTATGACGCAGGAGGATGCCGATTGTTCCGCATTCCGGCCGGAGGAACGGTTTATTAAGGAATATGTGTCGGACGGTTATGTGCAGCCTTATGCCGACGATCCGATGGACAGTGAATATGTCAGCGAGAACGTATATCTGAACATGATCACGCGGGCAGAGCGTTATCTTTATATTAATACGCCGTACCTGATACTCGATAACGAGCTTATGGCGGCGCTTACTAACGCTTCCAAGAGCGGCGTGGACGTACGTATTACGACGCCGCATGTGCCGGATAAGAAGATGGTGTTTATGGTAACGCGCGCGTATTACGAACAGCTTTTGGAAGCGGGCGTGCGCATTTATGAATATACGCCCGGATTTATCCACTCCAAGACGTTTGTGTGCGACGATGAGCTCGCGATTGTGGGAACGGTGAACCTCGATTACCGCAGCCTGTTCCTGCATTATGAATGCGGCGTTTGGATGTATAAGACGTCGGCGGTCATGAAAGTAAAAGAAGATTTCTTAAATACGATGCCGATATGCCAGGAGATTTCATATGAGGCGGTGCGCAGACGGAAATGGTATGTGCGTCTGATGCAAGCGGTCTTGCGTGTATTCGCGCCGCTCATGTAA
- a CDS encoding response regulator: MYRMTVLKREYQKPYNHVIGSIKDNRFRIEVMPLDKDISADWFISRPVDLLVVDVCTDPEIGLSLMRSLRLAGARTEMIAYIARNDCDTLRAVLKLGVLDCLVDPLDTDRFNQAVERFLYRAQLWQEEEALSQKTVDAYLSGAGCMELELPKGLQRKTLNMIRAVFNSSPKTCFSCEDIVGTVKLSRITVQRYLQYLHANNELIQNMDYSTGGRPCSLYQYNPGLFA, from the coding sequence ATGTATCGGATGACGGTGCTGAAAAGAGAATATCAAAAACCGTATAACCATGTGATCGGAAGTATAAAAGACAACCGTTTCAGGATCGAGGTAATGCCCCTTGATAAGGATATTTCTGCGGACTGGTTTATCAGCCGTCCGGTAGACCTGCTGGTGGTGGATGTGTGTACGGATCCGGAAATAGGACTCTCGCTGATGCGTTCTTTGCGTCTGGCAGGGGCGCGCACCGAGATGATCGCCTATATCGCGCGTAACGACTGCGACACGTTAAGGGCTGTCCTTAAGCTGGGCGTGCTCGACTGTCTTGTCGACCCGCTTGATACAGACCGTTTCAATCAGGCGGTAGAGCGTTTTTTGTACCGCGCACAGTTGTGGCAGGAAGAGGAGGCGCTTAGCCAAAAGACGGTTGATGCGTATCTGAGCGGCGCGGGGTGCATGGAGCTCGAACTTCCAAAGGGTCTGCAGCGCAAGACGCTCAACATGATCCGCGCGGTATTCAACAGCAGCCCCAAAACCTGTTTTTCTTGTGAAGACATCGTGGGAACGGTCAAGCTCTCTCGTATCACGGTACAAAGATACCTCCAATACCTGCATGCAAACAATGAACTGATCCAGAATATGGATTACAGTACGGGCGGGCGGCCATGCTCGCTTTACCAGTACAACCCGGGATTGTTTGCCTGA
- the 4hbD_1 gene encoding 4-hydroxybutyrate dehydrogenase, translating into MKELSIKPEIFSFDTCKEFCEEYKVGEGDLIITNEYIFNPYFTDLGIKADVLYQEKYGMGEPSDEMAEAMYADMKGDYKRIIAIGGGTIIDISKIFALKNVSPILDLYDRKVDIIKDKELVLVPTTCGTGSEVTNIAILELKSRHTKLGLAVDEMYADSAVLIPELLKGLPFKFFATSSIDALIHALESSLSPKATPYTEMFGYKAIEMILKGYQEIAKNGQEARIPLLKDFLIASNYAGIAFGNAGCAAVHAMSYPLGGTYHVPHGEANYALLIGVFKAYMEIDPNGKIKKMNRFIADILGCKEDVVYDEMEKLLNQIIQCKPLHEYGVKQEELDTFTDNVMEKQGRLMANNYVVLDRDKVYEIYSKLY; encoded by the coding sequence ATGAAAGAATTATCAATTAAACCGGAAATATTCTCGTTCGATACCTGTAAGGAATTCTGCGAGGAGTACAAAGTCGGCGAAGGGGACCTTATCATCACAAACGAGTATATTTTTAATCCGTATTTTACGGATCTGGGAATCAAAGCCGACGTACTGTACCAGGAAAAATACGGTATGGGCGAGCCGTCTGACGAAATGGCGGAGGCGATGTACGCCGATATGAAAGGCGATTATAAACGAATTATCGCGATCGGCGGCGGTACGATTATCGATATTTCCAAGATATTTGCGCTGAAAAACGTGAGCCCGATCCTCGACCTTTATGACAGGAAAGTGGATATTATCAAGGACAAGGAGCTTGTATTGGTGCCGACGACATGCGGCACGGGCAGCGAGGTGACGAATATTGCCATTCTGGAGCTCAAAAGCCGCCACACGAAGCTCGGCCTCGCGGTTGACGAAATGTACGCGGACAGCGCGGTGCTCATTCCGGAGCTTTTGAAAGGGCTGCCCTTTAAGTTTTTCGCCACCAGCTCCATCGACGCGCTGATCCACGCCCTGGAATCCAGCCTGTCGCCCAAAGCGACGCCGTATACGGAGATGTTCGGGTATAAGGCGATCGAGATGATCCTCAAGGGTTATCAGGAAATCGCGAAGAACGGGCAGGAGGCGCGTATTCCGCTCTTAAAGGATTTCCTGATTGCGAGCAACTATGCGGGGATCGCCTTTGGTAACGCGGGCTGCGCGGCTGTGCACGCGATGAGCTATCCTCTTGGCGGCACATACCATGTTCCGCACGGGGAAGCAAATTATGCCCTGCTGATCGGCGTGTTCAAAGCCTATATGGAAATCGATCCCAACGGAAAGATTAAGAAAATGAACCGATTCATTGCAGATATTCTTGGCTGCAAGGAAGACGTGGTTTATGATGAGATGGAAAAGCTCTTAAACCAGATCATCCAATGCAAGCCGCTGCATGAGTATGGAGTGAAACAGGAAGAACTCGATACGTTCACGGATAACGTGATGGAAAAACAGGGTCGCCTGATGGCGAACAACTATGTTGTTTTAGACAGGGATAAGGTATACGAAATTTACAGTAAACTTTATTGA
- the cat2 gene encoding 4-hydroxybutyrate CoA-transferase: MDWKEQYKSRLTTAEQAVKKIKSGDRVVIAHATGEPVHITDAMVANAENYENVEIIHMVSMGKSAYCAPGMEKHFRHNSFFIGGTTRAACAEGRADITPVYFSKEPELLRTNCKPDVALVQVSPPDEHGFVSLGISVDYTMEAVKQAEVVIAQVNKNMPRIHGDSFVHVSEISDFVEFDEPILELPNPKITDVEREIGRYCASLINDGDCLQLGIGAIPDAVLLFLKDKKDLGIHSEMISDGVVELVEAGVITNKKKNLHPGKSILTFAMGTRRLYDYLDDNPAVGIYPVDYVNDPLVIAQNDNMVSINSCVQVDLMGQVVSTSVGHKQISGVGGQVDFVRGATMSKNGRSIMAMPSTAAKGAVSKIVSIIDEGAAVTTSRYDVQYVVTEYGIADLRGITLRERAVRLIRIAHPDFRPQLIEFFEKKFCCKYEDQD; this comes from the coding sequence ATGGATTGGAAAGAACAATATAAGTCCAGACTGACGACTGCGGAGCAGGCGGTGAAAAAAATCAAGTCCGGCGACCGTGTCGTGATTGCACATGCAACGGGGGAACCGGTTCATATCACGGACGCAATGGTTGCGAATGCGGAAAACTACGAAAATGTGGAAATTATCCACATGGTTTCAATGGGGAAATCCGCTTATTGCGCACCGGGAATGGAAAAGCATTTCCGCCACAATTCGTTTTTTATTGGGGGAACGACACGTGCGGCGTGTGCGGAAGGACGCGCGGATATTACGCCCGTTTACTTCTCAAAGGAGCCGGAGCTTCTGCGTACGAACTGCAAGCCGGACGTAGCGCTGGTACAGGTGAGTCCGCCGGACGAGCACGGCTTTGTCAGCCTCGGCATTTCCGTTGATTATACGATGGAAGCGGTCAAGCAGGCGGAAGTGGTTATCGCGCAGGTCAATAAGAATATGCCGCGTATCCACGGGGATTCCTTTGTGCATGTCTCGGAAATCTCGGATTTTGTAGAATTCGACGAACCGATTTTGGAACTGCCGAATCCTAAAATCACGGATGTGGAACGCGAGATCGGCCGTTATTGCGCATCGCTGATCAACGACGGGGACTGTCTGCAACTGGGGATCGGCGCGATTCCGGACGCGGTGCTTTTGTTCTTAAAGGACAAAAAGGACCTCGGTATCCACAGCGAAATGATCTCGGACGGTGTGGTGGAGCTTGTGGAAGCGGGCGTCATCACAAACAAGAAAAAGAATTTACATCCAGGGAAGAGTATCCTGACCTTTGCTATGGGCACGCGCAGGCTGTATGATTATCTGGACGATAATCCGGCGGTGGGTATCTATCCGGTGGATTATGTGAACGATCCGCTTGTGATCGCGCAGAACGACAACATGGTATCCATCAACTCCTGCGTACAGGTTGACCTTATGGGCCAGGTGGTATCCACGTCGGTCGGCCATAAGCAGATCTCCGGTGTCGGCGGACAGGTTGACTTTGTACGGGGCGCCACGATGAGTAAAAACGGCAGGAGCATTATGGCGATGCCTTCCACGGCTGCCAAAGGCGCGGTTTCCAAAATTGTGAGTATCATTGACGAGGGAGCGGCGGTCACAACGTCGCGTTATGACGTACAGTATGTCGTTACGGAATATGGTATTGCGGACCTGCGGGGTATCACGCTGCGCGAGCGCGCTGTGCGCCTGATCCGTATCGCGCATCCGGACTTCCGCCCGCAGCTCATTGAGTTTTTTGAAAAGAAGTTTTGCTGTAAATATGAGGATCAGGACTAA